The proteins below come from a single Xenopus tropicalis strain Nigerian chromosome 9, UCB_Xtro_10.0, whole genome shotgun sequence genomic window:
- the fbxl19 gene encoding F-box/LRR-repeat protein 19 isoform X1 has translation MRSKEWAQLKHCLARWEMSGKNLGAARRRRTRCRKCEACVRTECGECHFCKDMKKFGGPGRMKQSCLKRQCTAPVLPHTAVCLLCGDAGKEDTAQEEEQKFNLSLMECTICNEIVHPGCIKMGKSEAVINTEIPNCWECPKCKREGRTSKDCLDSSGKRRLDNGEDAVRWKLTDDPAPGKKKSSDENAGHKRKKEQGPQSEAGLKKKVKAEKDKKVKKIEPPVPADPVPPLDRSHQREKIERFKQMCQMLERARSSTSSSSSDSDSDSDSKGSRGSSDTGEGGGGDGQESRISFSTSSEEDEDEGGAGDGRNGTRNGKQKPPRANWREKENRRGGGVGNNRKGITGRNTGQAVSRTQLLKRPLVPSPPKPAPLQLERHVVRPPPHSPEPDSLPLDGGTDHVMQRGVWLSVFRHLGQKELCICMRVCRTWNRWCCDRRLWTSIDLSRRKSITPPMLSGIVRRQPIRLDLSWTNISEKQLTWLIHRLQGLKELLVAGCTWSAVSSLCTASFPCLSLLDLGWVQGMKTSHLRELLSPPSSDCKTVVPDPRGRLPSLSELRLCGLEIGDSALRLLLRHTPRLHRLDLSHCVQLSDHGIHILTAASSLRDSLTHLNLTGCHRLTDQSLAFFKRCPHLQLVDLRSCRLLTSEGFQKLLQDPPSDPDGKPFQCVEDQVLSRES, from the exons GAGTGGGCGCAGCTGAAACACTGCCTGGCCCGGTGGGAGATGTCGGGAAAGAATTTGGGGGCCGCGCGTCGCAGGAGGACGCGCTGCCGAAAGTGCGAAGCCTGTGTGCGCACCGAGTGCGGGGAGTGCCACTTCTGCAAAGACATGAAGAAGTTCGGCGGCCCCGGGCGCATGAAGCAGTCATGTCTGAAGAGACAGTGCACGGCG CCGGTGCTCCCACACACAGCTGTGTGCCTCCTCTGTGGGGATGCAGGGAAGGAGGACACTGCGCAGGAGGAGGAGCAGAAGTTCAACCTGTCTCTAATGGAATGTACCATCTGCAATGAGATTGTGCACCCCGGCTGTATCAAG ATGGGCAAGAGCGAAGCTGTCATTAACACAGAGATTCCTAACTGCTGGGAGTGTCCGAAATGCAAGCGTGAAGGCCGCACAAGCAAG gactgTCTGGATAGTTCGGGCAAGCGGCGCTTGGACAACGGGGAAGATGCCGTGCGGTGGAAACTGACGGATGATCCGGCCCCCGGCAAAAAGAAATCCTCGGATGAAAACGCAGGGCACAAGAGGAAGAAAGAGCAGGGGCCACAGTCTGAAGCGGGACTCAAGAAAAAG GTGAAAGCAGAAAAGGACAAGAAGGTTAAAAAG ATCGAGCCGCCGGTCCCAGCGGATCCCGTCCCGCCATTGGATCGTTCCCACCAGAGGGAGAAGATCGAGCGCTTCAAGCAGATGTGCCAGATGTTGGAGCGAGCGCGCAGCAGCACCTCCAGTTCCAGCTCCGATTCAgactctgactccgactccaaGGGCTCCAGGGGCAGCAGTGACACCGGCGAAGGGGGCGGGGGGGACGGGCAGGAGTCCAGGATAAGCTTCAGCACCAGTTCCGAGGAGGACGAGGATGAAGGGGGGGCGGGGGACGGACGCAACGGCACCCGAAATGGCAAGCAGAAGCCACCGCGGGCCAATTGGAGGGAAAAGGAGAACAGGCGAGGGGGCGGGGTGGGCAACAACAGGAAGGGCATTACAGGAAGGAACACTGGGCAGGCGGTTTCACGGACTCAATTGCTAAAGAGGCCTCTGGTCCCTTCTCCCCCCAAACCGGCTCCCCTGCAACTTGAACGGCACGTGGTTCGGCCCCCTCCCCACAGCCCCGAGCCGGACTCCCTACCTCTCGACGGCGGGACAGACCATGTGATGCAAAGGGGGGTCTGGCTGTCTGTGTTCAGGCACTTGGGACAGAAGGAGCTCTGCATCTGTATGCGGGTGTGCCGGACCTGGAACCGCTG GTGCTGTGACCGCCGTCTGTGGACATCCATTGACTTGAGCCGACGAAAATCAATCACCCCTCCCATGCTAAGTGGTATAGTCCGTCGGCAGCCAATCAGACTCGACTTGAGTTGGACCAACATATCAGAAAAGCAGCTGACCTGGTTAATCCATCGACTCCAAG gTTTAAAGGAGTTGCTGGTAGCCGGCTGCACTTGGAGCGCAGTTTCCTCACTCTGCACTGCCTCCTTTCCATGCTTGTCCCTGCTGGACCTGGGCTGGGTGCAGGGAATGAAAACCTCCCACCTCCGTGAGCTGCTCTCCCCCCCGTCGTCTGACTGTAAAACAG TTGTGCCAGATCCCCGGGGCCGACTGCCCTCCCTTTCCGAGCTGCGCCTTTGTGGCTTGGAGATCGGAGACTCCGCCCTGCGCCTGCTGCTCCGCCATACGCCGCGGCTCCATCGCTTGGACTTGAGTCACTGTGTGCAGCTTAGCGACCATGGGATCCATATTCTGACTGCAGCCTCCTCCCTAAGGGACAGCCTCACACACCTCAACCTCACAG GGTGTCACCGCCTGACGGACCAATCCCTGGCCTTTTTTAAGCGCTGCCCCCACTTGCAGCTTGTGGACCTGCGCTCCTGCCGACTCCTCACCAGCGAGGGTTTCCAGAAGCTTCTCCAGGATCCGCCATCTGACCCCGATGGAAAACCCTTCCAGTGTGTGGAGGATCAGGTGCTGAGCCGGGAAAGCTAG
- the fbxl19 gene encoding F-box/LRR-repeat protein 19 isoform X2 codes for MSGKNLGAARRRRTRCRKCEACVRTECGECHFCKDMKKFGGPGRMKQSCLKRQCTAPVLPHTAVCLLCGDAGKEDTAQEEEQKFNLSLMECTICNEIVHPGCIKMGKSEAVINTEIPNCWECPKCKREGRTSKDCLDSSGKRRLDNGEDAVRWKLTDDPAPGKKKSSDENAGHKRKKEQGPQSEAGLKKKVKAEKDKKVKKIEPPVPADPVPPLDRSHQREKIERFKQMCQMLERARSSTSSSSSDSDSDSDSKGSRGSSDTGEGGGGDGQESRISFSTSSEEDEDEGGAGDGRNGTRNGKQKPPRANWREKENRRGGGVGNNRKGITGRNTGQAVSRTQLLKRPLVPSPPKPAPLQLERHVVRPPPHSPEPDSLPLDGGTDHVMQRGVWLSVFRHLGQKELCICMRVCRTWNRWCCDRRLWTSIDLSRRKSITPPMLSGIVRRQPIRLDLSWTNISEKQLTWLIHRLQGLKELLVAGCTWSAVSSLCTASFPCLSLLDLGWVQGMKTSHLRELLSPPSSDCKTVVPDPRGRLPSLSELRLCGLEIGDSALRLLLRHTPRLHRLDLSHCVQLSDHGIHILTAASSLRDSLTHLNLTGCHRLTDQSLAFFKRCPHLQLVDLRSCRLLTSEGFQKLLQDPPSDPDGKPFQCVEDQVLSRES; via the exons ATGTCGGGAAAGAATTTGGGGGCCGCGCGTCGCAGGAGGACGCGCTGCCGAAAGTGCGAAGCCTGTGTGCGCACCGAGTGCGGGGAGTGCCACTTCTGCAAAGACATGAAGAAGTTCGGCGGCCCCGGGCGCATGAAGCAGTCATGTCTGAAGAGACAGTGCACGGCG CCGGTGCTCCCACACACAGCTGTGTGCCTCCTCTGTGGGGATGCAGGGAAGGAGGACACTGCGCAGGAGGAGGAGCAGAAGTTCAACCTGTCTCTAATGGAATGTACCATCTGCAATGAGATTGTGCACCCCGGCTGTATCAAG ATGGGCAAGAGCGAAGCTGTCATTAACACAGAGATTCCTAACTGCTGGGAGTGTCCGAAATGCAAGCGTGAAGGCCGCACAAGCAAG gactgTCTGGATAGTTCGGGCAAGCGGCGCTTGGACAACGGGGAAGATGCCGTGCGGTGGAAACTGACGGATGATCCGGCCCCCGGCAAAAAGAAATCCTCGGATGAAAACGCAGGGCACAAGAGGAAGAAAGAGCAGGGGCCACAGTCTGAAGCGGGACTCAAGAAAAAG GTGAAAGCAGAAAAGGACAAGAAGGTTAAAAAG ATCGAGCCGCCGGTCCCAGCGGATCCCGTCCCGCCATTGGATCGTTCCCACCAGAGGGAGAAGATCGAGCGCTTCAAGCAGATGTGCCAGATGTTGGAGCGAGCGCGCAGCAGCACCTCCAGTTCCAGCTCCGATTCAgactctgactccgactccaaGGGCTCCAGGGGCAGCAGTGACACCGGCGAAGGGGGCGGGGGGGACGGGCAGGAGTCCAGGATAAGCTTCAGCACCAGTTCCGAGGAGGACGAGGATGAAGGGGGGGCGGGGGACGGACGCAACGGCACCCGAAATGGCAAGCAGAAGCCACCGCGGGCCAATTGGAGGGAAAAGGAGAACAGGCGAGGGGGCGGGGTGGGCAACAACAGGAAGGGCATTACAGGAAGGAACACTGGGCAGGCGGTTTCACGGACTCAATTGCTAAAGAGGCCTCTGGTCCCTTCTCCCCCCAAACCGGCTCCCCTGCAACTTGAACGGCACGTGGTTCGGCCCCCTCCCCACAGCCCCGAGCCGGACTCCCTACCTCTCGACGGCGGGACAGACCATGTGATGCAAAGGGGGGTCTGGCTGTCTGTGTTCAGGCACTTGGGACAGAAGGAGCTCTGCATCTGTATGCGGGTGTGCCGGACCTGGAACCGCTG GTGCTGTGACCGCCGTCTGTGGACATCCATTGACTTGAGCCGACGAAAATCAATCACCCCTCCCATGCTAAGTGGTATAGTCCGTCGGCAGCCAATCAGACTCGACTTGAGTTGGACCAACATATCAGAAAAGCAGCTGACCTGGTTAATCCATCGACTCCAAG gTTTAAAGGAGTTGCTGGTAGCCGGCTGCACTTGGAGCGCAGTTTCCTCACTCTGCACTGCCTCCTTTCCATGCTTGTCCCTGCTGGACCTGGGCTGGGTGCAGGGAATGAAAACCTCCCACCTCCGTGAGCTGCTCTCCCCCCCGTCGTCTGACTGTAAAACAG TTGTGCCAGATCCCCGGGGCCGACTGCCCTCCCTTTCCGAGCTGCGCCTTTGTGGCTTGGAGATCGGAGACTCCGCCCTGCGCCTGCTGCTCCGCCATACGCCGCGGCTCCATCGCTTGGACTTGAGTCACTGTGTGCAGCTTAGCGACCATGGGATCCATATTCTGACTGCAGCCTCCTCCCTAAGGGACAGCCTCACACACCTCAACCTCACAG GGTGTCACCGCCTGACGGACCAATCCCTGGCCTTTTTTAAGCGCTGCCCCCACTTGCAGCTTGTGGACCTGCGCTCCTGCCGACTCCTCACCAGCGAGGGTTTCCAGAAGCTTCTCCAGGATCCGCCATCTGACCCCGATGGAAAACCCTTCCAGTGTGTGGAGGATCAGGTGCTGAGCCGGGAAAGCTAG